The following are from one region of the Coturnix japonica isolate 7356 chromosome 23, Coturnix japonica 2.1, whole genome shotgun sequence genome:
- the MARCKSL1 gene encoding MARCKS-related protein — protein sequence MGSQGSKAAKAEGSDPPGENAAVAEPSKANGQENGHVRLNGDMTPKAGGDPTPLNGAGSAEPPREDGTGGAGGEDTIEPAPPADGGEAKPEGAAAPKETPKKKKKFSFKKSFKLSGISFRKNKKDDGDSAASSPTEEQSKAEPKAEEDPASGTAPQEERSGEGQSGAEPKGADGGQGEEEEKPPAETGGDAAAAQQPPEPTAAEPTAAAEQNEE from the exons ATGGGCAGCCAGGGCTCTAAGGCGGCCAAGGCGGAGGGCAGCGACCCACCGGGGGAGAATGCAGCCGTCGCCGAGCCCTCCAAAGCCAACGGGCAG GAGAACGGCCACGTGCGGCTCAACGGGGACATGACGCCTAAAGCGGGGGGTGACCCGACGCCCCTCAACGGCGCCGGCTCCGCCGAACCCCCCCGGGAGGACGGAAcgggcggggcgggcggtgAGGACACCATCGAACCGGCACCGCCCGCAGACGGCGGGGAGGCGAAGCCCGAAGGAGCCGCGGCCCCCAAAGAGACCcccaagaagaagaagaagttCTCCTTCAAGAAATCCTTCAAGCTGAGCGGGATCTCCTTTCGGAAGAACAAGAAGGACGACGGGGACTCCGCCGCGTCCTCCCCCACggaggagcagagcaaagcGGAGCCCAAAGCGGAGGAGGACCCCGCGAGCGGAACCGCCCCCCAGGAGGAGCGGAGCGGCGAGGGGCAGAGCGGGGCCGAGCCCAAAGGGGCCGACGGGGGGCAgggcgaggaggaggagaagccGCCCGCGGAGACCGGGGGGGACGCGGCCGCCGCCCAGCAGCCCCCCGAGCCCACGGCGGCCGAACCCACGGCGGCGGCGGAGCAGAATGAGGAGTAG
- the TMEM39B gene encoding transmembrane protein 39B isoform X2 translates to MAGGRRGPNRTSYCRNPLCEPGAAGGSGHSSSSSVTGVRSRTRSGSGTGLSSPPLATQAVIPLRHCKIPELPVERSVLFELQLFFCHLVALFVHYINIYKTVWWYPPSHPPSHTSLNFHLIDFNVLTVTTIVLARRLIVAIVKEASQSGKVSLPRSVFLVVTRFAVLTGTGWSLCRSIIHLFRTYSFLNLLFLCYPFGMYIPFLQLNCDFRKTNLFSQVANIGPRETSEVNFRGRDYLTVLKETWKQHTRQMYGMEAMPTHACCLSPDLIRNEVEYLKMDFNWRMKEVLVSSMLSAYYVAFVPVWFVKVDRGVYVAAGSAGETQQERVQGCGSLQRGGAIGRLTLPLPLLFQQTSEDPQHPDPAGRSRHLLPALLAHFLREVAPDHLVGSDPLQQLLRLLQAAA, encoded by the exons ATGGCAGGGGGAAGGCGGGGCCCCAACCGCACGTCGTACTGCAGGAACCCGCTGTGTGAGCCCGGCGCTGCGGGCGGCTCCGGACACTCCAGCAGCTCGTCTGTCACCGGGGTGCGATCCAGAACCAG GAGCGGTTCAGGTACGGGGCTTTCCAGCCCACCTCTGGCAACTCAGGCGGTCATTCCCCTGCGGCACTGTAAGATCCCCGAGCTGCCTGTGGAGAGGAGTGTGCTCTTTGAACTTCAGCTCTTCTTCTGCCATCTGGTCGCTCTGTTTGTCCACTACATCAACATCTACAAAACCGTGTGGTGGTACCCGCCGTCCCACCCGCCTTCACACACATCTTTG AATTTTCACCTTATCGACTTCAACGTGCTGACGGTGACTACGATCGTCCTGGCGCGCCGCCTCATTGTCGCTATTGTGAAGGAG GCTTCCCAGAGTGGCAAAGTCTCCCTGCCACGCTCCGTGTTCCTGGTGGTCACTCGCTTTGCTGTTCTCACCGGCACAGGCTGGAGTTTGTGTCGCTCAATAATTCACCTCTTCAGAACCTACTCCTTCCTTAATCTCCTGTTCCTGTGCTACCC GTTTGGCATGTACATTCCCTTCCTCCAGCTGAACTGTGACTTTCGGAAGACaaacctcttctcccaggtggCCAATATTGGCCCCAGAGAGACCAGCGAGGTGAACTTCAGGGGCAGAGACTACTTGACAGTCCTGAAGGAAACCTGGAAGCAGCACACACGGCAGATGTACGGCATGGAGGCGATGCCCACTCACGCCTGCTGCCTCTCCCCAGATCTCATCCGAAATGAGGTGGAATACCTGAAGATGGACTTTAACTGGCGGATGAAAGAGGTGCTGGTCAGCTCCATGCTCAGTGCCTACTACGTGGCCTTTGTGCCTGTCTGGTTTGTGAAG GTGGACAGAGGAGTGTATGTGGCCGCAGGGAGTGCTGGTGAAACACAGCAAGAACGTGTACAAGGCTGTGGGTCACTACAACGTGGCGGTGCCATCGGACGTCTCACACTTCCGCTTCCAC TTCTTTTTCAGCAAACCTCTGAGGATCCTCAACATCCTGATCCTGCTGGAAGGAGCCGTCATCTTCTACCAGCTTTACTCGCTCATTTCCTCCGAGAAGTGGCACCAGACCATCTCGTTGGCTCTGATCCTCTTCAGCAATTACTACGCCTTCTTCAAGCTGCTGCGTGA
- the LCK gene encoding tyrosine-protein kinase Lck isoform X2: protein MGCCCSSDYDEDWIENIDICEHCNYPIDPDSKRQLIRNGSEVRDPLVSYEAMSPPCSPLQDKLVVALYDYEPTHDGDLGLKQGEKLRVLEQSGEWWKAQSLTTGQEGLIPHNFVAMVNSLEPEPWFFKNLSRKDAERQLLASGNTHGSFLIRESETSKGSYSLSVRDFDQNQGETVKHYKIRNMDNGGYYISPRVTFSSLHELVEYYSSSSDGLCTRLGKPCRTQKPQKPWWQDEWEIPRESLKLVKKLGSGQFGEVWMGFYNGHTKVAIKNLKQGSMSPSAFLAEANLMKNLQHPRLVRLYAVVTKEPIYIITEYMEKGSLVDFLKTSEGIKLSINKLLDMAAQIAEGMAFIEAKNYIHRDLRAANILVSEALCCKIADFGLARLIEDNEYTAREGAKFPIKWTAPEAINYGTFTIKSDVWSFGILLTEIVTYGRIPYPGMTNPEVIQNLERGYRMPQPDNCPRELYELMQQCWKEQPEERPTFEYMKSVLEDFFTATEGQYQQQP from the exons atgggctgctgctgcagctcagactATGATGAGGACTGGATTGAGAACATTGACATCTGCGAGCACTGCAACTACCCCATTGACCCCGACAGCAAGCGCCAG CTCATCCGCAATGGCTCTGAGGTGCGGGATCCCCTGGTGTCCTACGAGGCCATGTCTCCGCCGTGCTCCCCACTGCAAG ACAAGCTCGTGGTGGCCCTATATGACTACGAACCCACCCATGATGGGGACCTGGGACTTAAGCAGGGGGAGAAGCTGCGTGTCCTGGAACA GAGCGGGGAGTGGTGGAAGGCACAGTCGCTCACCACGGGTCAGGAGGGTTTGATCCCCCACAACTTCGTGGCCATGGTGAACAGCCTGGAGCCAGAGCC GTGGTTCTTCAAGAACCTCAGCCGCAAGGATGCGGAGCGGCAGCTGCTGGCATCAGGCAACACACACGGCTCCTTCCTCATCCGGGAGAGCGAGACCTCCAAAG GCTCCTACTCACTGTCAGTGAGGGACTTCGACCAGAACCAGGGTGAGACAGTGAAGCACTACAAGATTCGCAACATGGACAACGGGGGGTACTACATCTCTCCCCGGGTCACCTTCAGCAGCCTGCACGAGCTGGTGGAGTATTACTCGA gcagctcgGATGGGCTGTGCACCCGCCTCGGCAAACCCTGCAGGACGCAGAAGCCGCAGAAGCCGTGGTGGCAGGATGAGTGGGAGATCCCACGGGAATCTCTGAAACTTGTGAAGAAGCTTGGCAGTGGGCAGTTTGGAGAAGTCTGGATGG GCTTCTACAATGGCCACACCAAGGTAGCCATCAAGAACCTGAAGCAGGGCAGCATGTCCCCCAGCGCCTTCCTGGCAGAGGCCAACCTGATGAAGAACCTGCAGCACCCGCGGCTGGTGCGGCTCTACGCCGTGGTGACCAAGGAGCCCATCTACATCATCACAGAGTACATGGAGAAGG GCAGCCTGGTGGATTTCCTCAAGACCTCAGAGGGCATCAAGCTCAGCATCAACAAACTGCTGGACATGGCTGCACAG ATTGCTGAAGGCATGGCCTTCATCGAAGCCAAGAACTACATCCACCGTGACCTGCGGGCTGCCAACATCCTCGTGTCGgaggctctgtgctgcaaaatCGCTGACTTTGGGCTGGCGCGCCTCATTGAGGACAACGAGTACACAGCACGGGAAG GGGCTAAATTCCCCATTAAGTGGACGGCACCGGAGGCCATTAATTACGGCACGTTCACCATCAAGTCAGATGTCTGGTCCTTCGGCATCCTGCTCACCGAGATCGTTACCTACGGCCGGATCCCGTATCCAG GGATGACCAACCCCGAGGTGATCCAGAACCTGGAGCGCGGTTACCGCATGCCACAGCCCGACAACTGCCCGCGGGAGCTGTACGAActgatgcagcagtgctggaaggagcagcCCGAGGAGCGGCCCACGTTCGAGTACATGAAGAGTGTGCTGGAGGACTTCTTCACCGCCACCGAGGGGCAATACCAGCAGCAGCCGTGA
- the HDAC1 gene encoding histone deacetylase 1 — MWLYLKQFVFFPAVTKSFLFPGDVGNYYYGQGHPMKPHRIRMTHNLLLNYGLYRKMEIYRPHKANAEEMTKYHSDDYIKFLRSIRPDNMSEYSKQMQRFNVGEDCPVFDGLFEFCQLSAGGSVASAVKLNKQQTDIAVNWAGGLHHAKKSEASGFCYVNDIVLAILELLKYHQRVLYIDIDIHHGDGVEEAFYTTDRVMTVSFHKYGEYFPGTGDLRDIGAGKGKYYAVNYPLRDGIDDESYEAIFKPVISKVMETFQPSAVVLQCGSDSLSGDRLGCFNLTIKGHAKCVEFVKSFNLPMLMLGGGGYTIRNVARCWTYETAVALDTEIPNELPYNDYFEYFGPDFKLHISPSNMTNQNTNEYLEKIKQRLFENLRMLPHAPGVQMQPIPEDAVQEDSGDEEEEDPEKRISIRNSDKRISCDEEFSDSEDEGEGGRKNVANFKKAKRVKTEEEKEEEEKKDEKEEEKAKEEKAEPKGVKEEAKST; from the exons ATGTGGTTGTATTTGAAGCAGTTCGTGTTTTTCCCTGCTGTAACAAAATCCTTTCTGTTCCCAGGTGATGTTGGAAACTATTATTATGGCCAGGGACACCCCATGAAGCCCCACAGGATCCGGATGACCCACAACCTACTGCTGAACTACGGCCTTTACAGGAAGATGGAGATATAT CGCCCTCACAAGGCGAACGCGGAGGAGATGACCAAGTACCACAGTGATGACTACATCAAATTCCTGAGATCCATCCGCCCAGACAACATGTCTGAGTACAGCAAGCAGATGCAAAGAT TTAACGTCGGGGAGGACTGTCCTGTGTTCGATGGGCTGTTTGAGTTCTGTCAGCTCTCTGCTGGAGGCTCAGTTG CCAGCGCTGTGAAGCTGAACAAGCAACAGACAGATATTGCTGTGAATTGGGCAGGAGGCCTTCACCACGCTAAGAAGTCAGAGGCTTCTGGCTTCTGTTATGTCAACGATATTGTCCTGGCTATCCTGGAGCTCTTAAA GTATCACCAGAGGGTCCTGTACATTGACATTGATATTCACCACGGAGATGGTGTGGAGGAAGCCTTCTATACCACAGACCGTGTGATGACTGTGTCCTTCCATAAGTATGGAGAGTACTTCCCAGGAACAGGGGACCTGCGG GACATTGGTGCAGGCAAAGGCAAGTACTACGCTGTCAACTATCCCCTCCGGGATGGGATTGATGATGAGTCCTATGAGGCAATATTCAAGCCG GTGATATCTAAAGTGATGGAGACATTCCAGCCTAGTGCAGTTGTCCTGCAGTGCGGGTCGGATTCACTGTCTGGGGACAGGCTGGGTTGTTTTAATCTGACCATCAAAG gTCATGCCAAGTGTGTGGAGTTTGTCAAAAGTTTTAATTTGCCTATGCTGATGCTGGGAGGAGGTGGCTACACAATCCGCAACGTGGCCAGATGCTGGACCTATGAGACTGCTGTGGCTTTGGACACTGAGATCCCAAATG AACTCCCATATAATGACTATTTTGAGTACTTTGGACCAGACTTTAAGCTGCACATCAGTCCCTCAAACATGACTAACCAAAATACCAACGAGTACCTTGAGAAGATCAA GCAGCGTCTCTTTGAGAATCTGCGCATGCTGCCTCATGCCCCTGGTGTCCAGATGCAGCCAATTCCTGAGGATGCTGTTCAGGAAGACAGTggagatgaagaggaagaagatcCTGAGAAGCGCATTTCAA TCCGCAATTCTGATAAGAGAATATCCTGTGATGAAGAATTCTCTGACTCCGAAGATGAAGGGGAAGGAGGGCGCAAAAACGTTGCCAACTTTAAGAAGGCCAAAcgtgtgaaaacagaagaggaaaaggaggaggaggagaagaagg atgagaaagaagaggaaaaagcaaaagaggagaaagctgAACCCAAGGG GGTGAAGGAAGAGGCAAAATCCACCTAA
- the LCK gene encoding tyrosine-protein kinase Lck isoform X1 has protein sequence MGCCCSSDYDEDWIENIDICEHCNYPIDPDSKRQQLIRNGSEVRDPLVSYEAMSPPCSPLQDKLVVALYDYEPTHDGDLGLKQGEKLRVLEQSGEWWKAQSLTTGQEGLIPHNFVAMVNSLEPEPWFFKNLSRKDAERQLLASGNTHGSFLIRESETSKGSYSLSVRDFDQNQGETVKHYKIRNMDNGGYYISPRVTFSSLHELVEYYSSSSDGLCTRLGKPCRTQKPQKPWWQDEWEIPRESLKLVKKLGSGQFGEVWMGFYNGHTKVAIKNLKQGSMSPSAFLAEANLMKNLQHPRLVRLYAVVTKEPIYIITEYMEKGSLVDFLKTSEGIKLSINKLLDMAAQIAEGMAFIEAKNYIHRDLRAANILVSEALCCKIADFGLARLIEDNEYTAREGAKFPIKWTAPEAINYGTFTIKSDVWSFGILLTEIVTYGRIPYPGMTNPEVIQNLERGYRMPQPDNCPRELYELMQQCWKEQPEERPTFEYMKSVLEDFFTATEGQYQQQP, from the exons atgggctgctgctgcagctcagactATGATGAGGACTGGATTGAGAACATTGACATCTGCGAGCACTGCAACTACCCCATTGACCCCGACAGCAAGCGCCAG CAGCTCATCCGCAATGGCTCTGAGGTGCGGGATCCCCTGGTGTCCTACGAGGCCATGTCTCCGCCGTGCTCCCCACTGCAAG ACAAGCTCGTGGTGGCCCTATATGACTACGAACCCACCCATGATGGGGACCTGGGACTTAAGCAGGGGGAGAAGCTGCGTGTCCTGGAACA GAGCGGGGAGTGGTGGAAGGCACAGTCGCTCACCACGGGTCAGGAGGGTTTGATCCCCCACAACTTCGTGGCCATGGTGAACAGCCTGGAGCCAGAGCC GTGGTTCTTCAAGAACCTCAGCCGCAAGGATGCGGAGCGGCAGCTGCTGGCATCAGGCAACACACACGGCTCCTTCCTCATCCGGGAGAGCGAGACCTCCAAAG GCTCCTACTCACTGTCAGTGAGGGACTTCGACCAGAACCAGGGTGAGACAGTGAAGCACTACAAGATTCGCAACATGGACAACGGGGGGTACTACATCTCTCCCCGGGTCACCTTCAGCAGCCTGCACGAGCTGGTGGAGTATTACTCGA gcagctcgGATGGGCTGTGCACCCGCCTCGGCAAACCCTGCAGGACGCAGAAGCCGCAGAAGCCGTGGTGGCAGGATGAGTGGGAGATCCCACGGGAATCTCTGAAACTTGTGAAGAAGCTTGGCAGTGGGCAGTTTGGAGAAGTCTGGATGG GCTTCTACAATGGCCACACCAAGGTAGCCATCAAGAACCTGAAGCAGGGCAGCATGTCCCCCAGCGCCTTCCTGGCAGAGGCCAACCTGATGAAGAACCTGCAGCACCCGCGGCTGGTGCGGCTCTACGCCGTGGTGACCAAGGAGCCCATCTACATCATCACAGAGTACATGGAGAAGG GCAGCCTGGTGGATTTCCTCAAGACCTCAGAGGGCATCAAGCTCAGCATCAACAAACTGCTGGACATGGCTGCACAG ATTGCTGAAGGCATGGCCTTCATCGAAGCCAAGAACTACATCCACCGTGACCTGCGGGCTGCCAACATCCTCGTGTCGgaggctctgtgctgcaaaatCGCTGACTTTGGGCTGGCGCGCCTCATTGAGGACAACGAGTACACAGCACGGGAAG GGGCTAAATTCCCCATTAAGTGGACGGCACCGGAGGCCATTAATTACGGCACGTTCACCATCAAGTCAGATGTCTGGTCCTTCGGCATCCTGCTCACCGAGATCGTTACCTACGGCCGGATCCCGTATCCAG GGATGACCAACCCCGAGGTGATCCAGAACCTGGAGCGCGGTTACCGCATGCCACAGCCCGACAACTGCCCGCGGGAGCTGTACGAActgatgcagcagtgctggaaggagcagcCCGAGGAGCGGCCCACGTTCGAGTACATGAAGAGTGTGCTGGAGGACTTCTTCACCGCCACCGAGGGGCAATACCAGCAGCAGCCGTGA
- the TMEM39B gene encoding transmembrane protein 39B isoform X1 — protein sequence MAGGRRGPNRTSYCRNPLCEPGAAGGSGHSSSSSVTGVRSRTRSGSGTGLSSPPLATQAVIPLRHCKIPELPVERSVLFELQLFFCHLVALFVHYINIYKTVWWYPPSHPPSHTSLNFHLIDFNVLTVTTIVLARRLIVAIVKEASQSGKVSLPRSVFLVVTRFAVLTGTGWSLCRSIIHLFRTYSFLNLLFLCYPFGMYIPFLQLNCDFRKTNLFSQVANIGPRETSEVNFRGRDYLTVLKETWKQHTRQMYGMEAMPTHACCLSPDLIRNEVEYLKMDFNWRMKEVLVSSMLSAYYVAFVPVWFVKNTQYYDKRWSCELFLLVSISTSVILMQYLLPARYCDLLHKAAAHLGCWQKVDPALCSNVLQHQWTEECMWPQGVLVKHSKNVYKAVGHYNVAVPSDVSHFRFHFFFSKPLRILNILILLEGAVIFYQLYSLISSEKWHQTISLALILFSNYYAFFKLLRDRLVLGKAYSYSASRDSEQKLN from the exons ATGGCAGGGGGAAGGCGGGGCCCCAACCGCACGTCGTACTGCAGGAACCCGCTGTGTGAGCCCGGCGCTGCGGGCGGCTCCGGACACTCCAGCAGCTCGTCTGTCACCGGGGTGCGATCCAGAACCAG GAGCGGTTCAGGTACGGGGCTTTCCAGCCCACCTCTGGCAACTCAGGCGGTCATTCCCCTGCGGCACTGTAAGATCCCCGAGCTGCCTGTGGAGAGGAGTGTGCTCTTTGAACTTCAGCTCTTCTTCTGCCATCTGGTCGCTCTGTTTGTCCACTACATCAACATCTACAAAACCGTGTGGTGGTACCCGCCGTCCCACCCGCCTTCACACACATCTTTG AATTTTCACCTTATCGACTTCAACGTGCTGACGGTGACTACGATCGTCCTGGCGCGCCGCCTCATTGTCGCTATTGTGAAGGAG GCTTCCCAGAGTGGCAAAGTCTCCCTGCCACGCTCCGTGTTCCTGGTGGTCACTCGCTTTGCTGTTCTCACCGGCACAGGCTGGAGTTTGTGTCGCTCAATAATTCACCTCTTCAGAACCTACTCCTTCCTTAATCTCCTGTTCCTGTGCTACCC GTTTGGCATGTACATTCCCTTCCTCCAGCTGAACTGTGACTTTCGGAAGACaaacctcttctcccaggtggCCAATATTGGCCCCAGAGAGACCAGCGAGGTGAACTTCAGGGGCAGAGACTACTTGACAGTCCTGAAGGAAACCTGGAAGCAGCACACACGGCAGATGTACGGCATGGAGGCGATGCCCACTCACGCCTGCTGCCTCTCCCCAGATCTCATCCGAAATGAGGTGGAATACCTGAAGATGGACTTTAACTGGCGGATGAAAGAGGTGCTGGTCAGCTCCATGCTCAGTGCCTACTACGTGGCCTTTGTGCCTGTCTGGTTTGTGAAG AACACTCAGTACTACGACAAGCGCTGGTCCTGCGAGCTCTTCCTCCTGGTTTCCATCAGCACGTCAGTGATTCTCATGCAGTACCTCTTACCTGCGCGCTACTGCGACCTGCTgcacaaagctgcagcacaCCTGGGCTGCTGGCAGAAGGTGGATCCAGCGCTCTGCTCCAACGTGCTGCAGCACCA GTGGACAGAGGAGTGTATGTGGCCGCAGGGAGTGCTGGTGAAACACAGCAAGAACGTGTACAAGGCTGTGGGTCACTACAACGTGGCGGTGCCATCGGACGTCTCACACTTCCGCTTCCAC TTCTTTTTCAGCAAACCTCTGAGGATCCTCAACATCCTGATCCTGCTGGAAGGAGCCGTCATCTTCTACCAGCTTTACTCGCTCATTTCCTCCGAGAAGTGGCACCAGACCATCTCGTTGGCTCTGATCCTCTTCAGCAATTACTACGCCTTCTTCAAGCTGCTGCGTGACCGGCTGGTGCTGGGCAAGGCCTATTCGTACTCTGCCAGCAGGGACTCAGAGCAGAAGTTAAACTGA